A window of Rhodococcus sp. SGAir0479 contains these coding sequences:
- the kstD gene encoding 3-oxosteroid 1-dehydrogenase, which produces MSKQEYDIVVVGSGAAGMTAALTAAHQGLSVVVVEKAAHYGGSSARSGGGVWIPNNEVLERDGVTDTVDAARTYLHSIIGDAVPSEKIDTYIDRGPEMLSFVLKHSALELQWVPDYSDYYPEAPGGRLGGRSVEPVPFDGTRLGDERDKLEPDFVKAPKNFVITQADYRWLNLLMRNRRGPVQAMKVGLRFLTAKARGKDLLVRGQALVAGLRLGLRDAGVPILLNTPLTELYTEGDAVRGVKVLVDGPDGSSEQIIRARYGVVLGSGGFEHNDEMRKQYQRAPIGTEWTVGAEANTGDGIVAGQKLGAAVDFMDDAWWGPSIPLTGGPWFALSERTLPGCIMVNTRGKRFGNEAAPYVEAVHTMYGGEYGLGDGPGENIPTWMILDQRYRNRYTFAGITPRSPFPGRWLKAGVVVKANTIAELAEKAGLPADALTETIERFNGFARRGKDEDFGRGDSGYDHYYGDPRLKNPSLGEIVKPPYYAIKMVPGDLGTKGGIVTDVDGRALREDGSVIDGLYAAGNCSAPVMGHTYAGPGATIGPAMTFAYLAVLDIAARARAATESVAN; this is translated from the coding sequence ATGAGCAAGCAGGAATACGACATCGTCGTCGTCGGCAGCGGTGCGGCCGGCATGACGGCCGCCCTCACCGCCGCGCACCAGGGCCTGAGCGTGGTGGTCGTCGAGAAGGCGGCGCACTACGGTGGCTCGTCCGCGCGTTCGGGCGGCGGCGTGTGGATCCCCAACAACGAGGTGCTCGAGCGGGACGGCGTCACCGACACCGTCGACGCGGCCCGCACCTACCTCCACAGCATCATCGGCGACGCGGTCCCCTCGGAGAAGATCGACACGTACATCGACCGCGGCCCCGAGATGCTGTCGTTCGTGCTGAAGCACAGCGCCCTGGAACTGCAGTGGGTACCGGACTATTCGGACTACTACCCCGAGGCGCCCGGTGGCCGTCTCGGCGGGCGCTCGGTCGAACCGGTCCCCTTCGACGGCACGCGCCTCGGCGACGAGCGCGACAAGCTCGAGCCCGACTTCGTCAAGGCGCCCAAGAACTTCGTCATCACGCAGGCCGACTACCGCTGGCTCAACCTGTTGATGCGCAACCGCCGCGGACCGGTGCAGGCGATGAAGGTCGGTCTGCGGTTCCTCACCGCCAAGGCCCGCGGCAAGGACCTGCTCGTGCGTGGCCAGGCACTCGTGGCGGGCCTGCGACTCGGTCTGCGCGACGCCGGGGTCCCGATCCTGCTGAACACTCCACTCACCGAGCTGTACACCGAGGGTGACGCGGTGCGCGGCGTGAAGGTGCTCGTCGACGGCCCCGACGGGTCCTCCGAGCAGATCATCCGCGCCCGGTACGGCGTCGTGCTGGGGTCCGGCGGCTTCGAGCACAACGACGAGATGCGCAAGCAGTACCAGCGTGCGCCCATCGGAACCGAGTGGACGGTCGGCGCCGAGGCCAACACCGGCGACGGCATCGTCGCCGGCCAGAAGTTGGGTGCAGCAGTCGATTTCATGGACGACGCGTGGTGGGGTCCGTCCATTCCGCTCACCGGCGGCCCGTGGTTCGCGCTGTCCGAACGCACCCTGCCGGGTTGCATCATGGTCAACACCCGCGGCAAGCGGTTCGGCAACGAGGCCGCCCCGTACGTCGAGGCCGTCCACACGATGTACGGCGGCGAGTACGGCCTCGGCGACGGCCCCGGCGAGAACATTCCGACGTGGATGATCCTCGACCAGCGCTACCGCAACCGCTACACCTTCGCGGGCATCACGCCCCGGTCGCCGTTCCCGGGGCGCTGGCTGAAGGCGGGCGTGGTCGTCAAGGCGAACACGATCGCCGAACTCGCGGAGAAGGCGGGGCTGCCCGCGGACGCGCTCACCGAGACGATCGAGCGGTTCAACGGGTTCGCTCGGCGCGGCAAGGACGAGGACTTCGGTCGCGGCGACAGCGGATACGACCACTACTACGGCGATCCGCGGCTGAAGAACCCGAGCCTGGGCGAGATCGTCAAGCCGCCCTACTACGCGATCAAGATGGTGCCGGGCGATCTCGGCACCAAGGGCGGCATCGTCACCGACGTCGACGGACGCGCCCTCCGCGAGGACGGCTCGGTGATCGACGGGCTCTACGCGGCCGGGAACTGCAGCGCACCGGTCATGGGTCACACGTACGCCGGCCCGGGCGCGACCATCGGCCCCGCGATGACCTTCGCGTACCTGGCGGTGCTCGACATCGCCGCCCGCGCCCGCGCGGCCACCGAGTCCGTGGCCAACTGA